In the genome of Limnothrix sp. FACHB-406, one region contains:
- a CDS encoding DUF4090 family protein — protein sequence MAQTTGADAIDVAIEQGIDFDGTPIPAARLELYRKVMAIEAQRQRSGVTNTMRSRIVRIGAKHFAQAELNQMLLDADLTPLKEKEIAFYYGGK from the coding sequence ATGGCGCAAACGACCGGAGCAGACGCGATCGATGTGGCGATCGAGCAGGGGATTGACTTTGACGGAACGCCGATCCCGGCCGCGCGTCTGGAACTCTATCGCAAGGTGATGGCCATTGAAGCCCAGCGCCAACGCAGCGGCGTGACCAACACCATGCGATCGCGAATTGTGCGGATTGGGGCTAAGCACTTTGCCCAAGCGGAATTAAATCAAATGTTGCTGGATGCTGACCTGACCCCGCTCAAGGAGAAGGAAATTGCGTTTTACTACGGCGGCAAATAG
- the pyrF gene encoding orotidine-5'-phosphate decarboxylase yields the protein MGPIEDKTVSGDRVIVALDVSTYEAAIAWVDRLPEVSFWKVGLELFISAGPAIVQELKQRQKRIFLDLKLHDIPNTMAGAARAVGRYGVDLLTVHGAAGLTALEAAQAAAIAGATEAGVTPPQLIAVTLLTSIGPDRLAADLQVSASVADYTAHLAQLAKTAGLAGAVCSPQEATTLRSHCGADFLLVCPGVRPAWAASGDQQRTLTPAEAFAAGASYLVVGRPVTAAADPVAAWERLVAEVASS from the coding sequence ATGGGGCCGATCGAGGACAAAACCGTGAGTGGCGATCGAGTAATTGTGGCGCTGGATGTGTCTACCTATGAGGCGGCGATCGCTTGGGTCGATCGCTTGCCGGAGGTGTCGTTCTGGAAAGTGGGTTTGGAGCTGTTCATCAGCGCGGGCCCTGCGATCGTGCAGGAACTGAAGCAGCGACAAAAGCGGATTTTCCTGGATCTGAAGCTCCATGACATTCCCAACACCATGGCTGGGGCGGCCCGGGCCGTGGGGCGTTATGGCGTGGATTTGTTGACGGTGCATGGGGCTGCGGGGTTGACGGCCTTGGAAGCAGCCCAAGCGGCGGCGATCGCAGGGGCCACCGAAGCGGGCGTTACGCCGCCCCAACTGATTGCTGTCACCCTGCTCACCAGCATTGGCCCCGATCGCTTGGCGGCCGATTTGCAGGTGTCTGCGAGCGTGGCTGACTACACCGCCCATTTGGCGCAGTTGGCGAAAACGGCTGGCTTGGCGGGGGCCGTTTGCTCTCCCCAGGAGGCAACGACCTTGAGATCGCACTGTGGTGCGGATTTTCTGTTGGTTTGCCCTGGGGTGCGGCCGGCTTGGGCCGCATCCGGTGATCAACAACGCACCCTCACGCCTGCCGAGGCCTTCGCGGCCGGAGCCAGTTATTTGGTGGTGGGCCGACCGGTGACGGCGGCGGCGGATCCGGTGGCCGCTTGGGAGCGGTTGGTGGCCGAGGTTGCCAGCAGCTAG
- a CDS encoding Calvin cycle protein CP12 yields the protein MSDNTNIHEQIEEERQAAREACSVNGVHSPECAAAWDALEELQAEASHQKEGHPEKNSFEKYCDDNPDAAECRLYDD from the coding sequence GTGTCTGACAACACCAACATCCACGAACAAATCGAAGAAGAACGGCAGGCTGCCCGCGAAGCGTGCAGTGTGAATGGAGTTCATTCGCCTGAATGTGCGGCTGCTTGGGATGCACTGGAAGAACTGCAAGCCGAAGCATCGCACCAAAAAGAAGGGCATCCTGAAAAGAATTCCTTTGAAAAGTATTGCGATGACAACCCAGATGCGGCTGAATGCCGTCTCTACGACGACTAA